A genomic window from Astatotilapia calliptera chromosome 12, fAstCal1.2, whole genome shotgun sequence includes:
- the rnf10 gene encoding E3 ubiquitin-protein ligase RNF10 encodes MLESSAALCPELGLNTVHCTETNMEKNPNSSSSTKVPPRSSSTGPAPSESKPKTEGKNNGGSKRYSRKREPSFPKADSFPGPRRTNSQKSKNFDKRPPQRGGGRQYGVTGGGRREEVAETRRAEFSPAQLAGPKKISLNHLLNFTFEPRGGNGGVGDGGHSCWGRRNKWGHKHKPFNKELFLQANCQFVVTDDQDYKAHFTDPDTLVNWDCVQQVRIYSHEVPSCPICLYPPVAARITRCGHIFCWPCMLHYLSLSDKSWSKCPICYEAVHTADLKSVVAMETRQYVAGDKITMRLMRREKGALVALPSSQWVKVEEPVRFGDACLSPYSKLLLTSPAQVLNLVAEEKGILQAQLSQEEDAQGCFIQSALCLLQEQEEKLLEQQKENADSLDLSSLTMKEPSSPVEEGVTNISSAKPVLQYASAFDDEVAEFPEDADVELPGFPEAILESVLEEPPAATGDSTSELQLEEESPAIQAESGRPSASVVPGPYYYFYQADDCQQMFLHPVNVRCLLREYGSLEASPESITATVVEIVGQTVTEEIRRRHRYLAHLPLTCEFSICELALQPPVLSQETLDMFADDLEKRKRLRQKKARDEKRREKRIEIEENKKQGKYPEVHIGLENLQHFPAFGSPPHNSSPPIQPDFTFAPPSPLSSSPSSDGMKFPSLNTPSPVVGSVEDESHCMSFAQMLRDGKARADAGPRITPKKDKLLAPPAADSDGESDGSDRVPVPNFQNSFSQALGKALMQLDSGPVSSQQPVVEPDEKGGKKKKKKQKLLFSTSMVHTK; translated from the exons AAGGTAAAAATAATGGAGGCTCCAAGCGTTACAGCCGCAAGCGTGAGCCCTCCTTTCCTAAAGCCGACAGTTTCCCCGGCCCTCGCCGCACCAATTCACAGAAAAGCAAGAATTTTGACAAGAGACCCCCTCAGAGAGGTGGAGGACGACAGTATGGAGTTACAGGTGGAGGACGACGTGAGGAG GTAGCAGAGACGCGCCGGGCCGAGTTCAGCCCGGCTCAGTTGGCAGGACCGAAAAAAATAAGCCTGAACCACCTGCTGAACTTCACTTTTGAACCCCGTGGAGGTAACGGTGGCGTCGGAGACGGAGGCCACTCCTGTTGGGGCCGTCGAAACAAATGGGGCCACAAGCACAAGCCCTTCAACAAGGAGCTTTTTCTGCAGGCCAA ttGTCAGTTTGTGGTGACTGATGACCAGGATTACAAGGCTCACTTCACTGATCCAGACACCCTGGTCAACTGGGACTGTGTGCAACAAGTG CGCATCTATAGCCACGAGGTGCCATCGTGCCCCATCTGCCTGTACCCTCCTGTGGCAGCCCGCATCACCCGGTGTGGACACATCTTCTGCTGGCCGTGCATGCTGCACTACCTGTCTCTTAGTGACAAGAGCTGGTCCAAGTGCCCCATCTGCTATGAGGCAGTGCACACAGCTGACCTGAAGAG TGTGGTTGCTATGGAGACCAGACAGTATGTGGCTGGTGACAAGATCACCATGCGCTTGATGCGAAGAGAGAAGGGGGCTCTGGTGGCCCTGCCTAGCTCTCAGTGGGTGAAGGTGGAGGAGCCTGTTCGTTTTGGAG ATGCATGTTTGAGTCCATATTCCAAGCTGCTGCTGACCTCCCCGGCACAGGTCCTGAACCTGGTGGCAGAGGAGAAGGGAATTCTTCAGGCTCAGCTTAGCCAGGAAGAGGACGCTCAAGGGTGCTTCATCCAGAGCGCCCTTTGTCTTTTACAG GAGCAAGAGGAGAAGCTTCTGGAGCAGCAGAAGGAGAATGCAGACAGCCTCGACTTGTCCTCTCTGACTATGAAAGAACCTTCTTCTCCTGTGGAAGAAGGGGTGACTAACATCAGCAGTGCCAAG CCCGTGCTGCAGTACGCCTCAGCATTTGATGACGAGGTGGCAGAGTTTCCGGAAGATGCTGATGTAGAGCTGCCAGGCTTTCCCGAAGCGATTCTAGAGAGTGTGCTGGAGGAGCCTCCTGCAGCTACAGGGGATTCCACCTCAGAGCTCCAGCTTGAAGAGGAGAGCCCGGCCATCCAGGCAGAGTCAGGCCGGCCCTCAGCCAGTGTGGTGCCTGGACCTTATTACTATTTCTACCAAG CTGACGACTGCCAGCAGATGTTCCTGCATCCCGTGAACGTGCGCTGCCTGCTACGTGAATACGGCAGCTTGGAGGCCAGTCCTGAATCCATCACCGCCACAGTGGTGGAGATAGTGGGGCAGACAGTCACAGAG GAGATCCGCCGCCGGCATCGCTATCTGGCTCATCTGCCACTCACGTGCGAGTTCAGCATCTGTGAGCTAGCACTGCAACCACCAGTCCTGTCCCAGGAAACTCTGGACATGTTTGCAG ATGACTTGGAGAAAAGAAAACGCCTGAGGCAGAAGAAGGCGAGAGATGAGAAACGCAGAGAGAAGCGAATTGAGATTGAGGAGAACAAGAAGCAGGGTAAAT ATCCTGAGGTGCATATTGGACTGGAGAACCTTCAGCATTTCCCAGCATTCGGCTCTCCACCTCACAACAGCAGCCCCCCGATCCAGCCTGACTTCACCTTTGCGCCTCCTTCGCCCCTCAGCAGCAGCCCTTCCTCTG ATGGAATGAAATTCCCAAGTCTGAATACGCCGTCACCTGTCGTGGGTAGTGTGGAGGATGAGTCCCACTGCATGTCCTTTGCACAG ATGCTAAGAGATGGGAAAGCAAGAGCTGATGCTGGGCCCAGGATCACTCCAAAGAAAG ATAAGCTGCTCGCTCCCCCAGCAGCAGACAGCGATGGCGAGAGCGACGGCTCAGACCGTGTCCCAGTGCCCAACTTTCAGAACTCCTTCAGTCAGGCTTTAGGGAAGGCACTTATGCAGTTGGACAGTGGTCCAGTTTCTTCTCAACAACCTGTGGTTGAACCAG atgaaaaaggaggaaaaaagaagaagaaaaagcagaagcttCTATTCAGCACATCCATGGTTCACACAAAGTAG